One Candidatus Gastranaerophilales bacterium DNA segment encodes these proteins:
- the murA gene encoding UDP-N-acetylglucosamine 1-carboxyvinyltransferase: MAEKLKIKGGIPLKGEVSISGAKNAVLKLMAAALLAKGESKIYNVPELTDVTIMLNVIEQLGAKTSYDKESKSVTIDASDITNITAKYELVSQMRASFIVLGALVTRCKEAIVALPGGCAIGERRVDFHIKGLEALGAKIKIENGYVHAKASRLVGTDIYLDIPSVGATENLMLAAVLAEGSTRIQNAAQEPEIIDLANFLNTMGADVSGAGTSEIVINGVKINDLHPIEYTTIPDRIEAGTYMSAIIATKGKGIIRNVFPNHLTFFNSKLIKMGASIKLIEPTAIEVCCKSKLNAINVVTQPYPGFPTDLQSLAMAMLSTANGVSIITESLYENRFMQVPELRKMGADIHQERNHALVKGVKKLTGANLKASDLRAGASLVIAALMAEGCSNIENLHHIDRGYELLVPKLKALGADIERYTEKESQTTLTQQVKGNMNESQV, from the coding sequence TTGGCTGAAAAGCTGAAAATAAAAGGCGGTATTCCGCTCAAAGGTGAAGTTTCTATAAGTGGAGCAAAAAATGCGGTCCTTAAATTGATGGCGGCTGCTCTTTTAGCTAAAGGCGAAAGTAAAATTTACAACGTTCCCGAGCTTACTGATGTCACTATCATGCTCAACGTCATTGAACAACTCGGAGCTAAAACGAGCTATGATAAGGAATCTAAATCCGTTACCATTGATGCTTCTGATATTACAAATATTACCGCAAAATATGAACTCGTAAGCCAAATGCGGGCTTCCTTTATAGTCTTAGGTGCTTTAGTTACAAGATGTAAAGAAGCTATTGTTGCTCTCCCCGGTGGCTGTGCTATCGGCGAAAGACGAGTCGATTTCCATATCAAAGGCTTGGAAGCTCTTGGTGCTAAAATTAAAATCGAAAACGGATACGTTCACGCAAAAGCTTCACGTTTAGTTGGCACGGATATTTATTTGGATATTCCGTCTGTCGGTGCTACTGAAAATTTAATGCTCGCTGCTGTTTTAGCAGAAGGTTCAACCAGAATTCAAAATGCAGCCCAAGAACCCGAAATTATTGACCTCGCTAATTTCTTAAACACAATGGGAGCTGATGTTTCAGGTGCTGGAACTTCTGAAATCGTTATAAACGGTGTCAAAATTAATGATTTGCACCCTATTGAATACACAACTATTCCAGATAGAATTGAAGCCGGCACTTATATGTCCGCTATTATTGCCACAAAGGGCAAAGGTATAATCAGAAACGTTTTCCCTAATCATTTGACTTTCTTTAATTCAAAATTGATTAAAATGGGTGCGTCTATAAAACTTATCGAGCCAACTGCTATCGAAGTTTGTTGTAAATCTAAATTAAATGCGATTAATGTTGTCACTCAACCATATCCGGGGTTTCCTACAGACTTGCAATCTCTTGCTATGGCGATGCTATCAACAGCTAACGGCGTAAGTATTATTACCGAAAGCCTTTACGAAAACAGATTTATGCAGGTTCCTGAATTGCGTAAAATGGGTGCTGATATCCATCAAGAAAGAAATCATGCTTTGGTTAAAGGTGTGAAAAAACTTACAGGTGCAAATCTTAAAGCCAGTGATTTAAGAGCCGGGGCTTCTTTGGTTATTGCAGCTCTAATGGCTGAAGGCTGTAGTAATATCGAAAATCTTCACCATATCGACAGAGGCTATGAGCTTTTGGTTCCGAAACTCAAAGCTTTGGGTGCTGATATTGAAAGATATACCGAAAAAGAATCTCAAACTACATTAACTCAACAAGTAAAAGGAAATATGAATGAGTCCCAAGTATAA
- the cdd gene encoding cytidine deaminase has protein sequence MITNDEMIKLALEASKNAYVPYSKFHVGACAVYESGNVYQGCNVENASYGLTLCAERNTISSAIAAGEKTKLLKIAIASPDTKLCWPCGACLQWIYEFEDGQHTKVLLEKEDSSSIQYCINELLPHIFQLKK, from the coding sequence ATGATAACAAACGACGAGATGATAAAGCTCGCACTCGAAGCCTCAAAAAATGCTTACGTGCCGTATTCAAAATTTCACGTGGGAGCTTGTGCTGTCTACGAAAGCGGTAATGTATATCAAGGTTGCAATGTAGAAAATGCAAGCTATGGACTAACCTTGTGTGCAGAACGTAACACGATTTCAAGTGCTATTGCAGCAGGCGAAAAAACAAAACTTTTAAAAATAGCTATCGCCTCCCCTGATACAAAATTATGCTGGCCATGCGGAGCTTGCCTGCAATGGATATATGAGTTTGAAGACGGTCAACACACAAAAGTTTTGTTAGAAAAAGAAGATTCTTCATCAATTCAATACTGCATAAACGAATTATTACCACATATTTTTCAATTAAAAAAATAG
- a CDS encoding glycosyltransferase family 9 protein — protein sequence MKKKILIIRLGAIGDVIHTSVIQKSIKMQHPDAEVHLLTSYILAPLMKNDKYLDKLFVFDSSNKDNPFYLLSLGLKFRREKYDAVINLSNSMRNIFLMFLASPKKKIKRCTEPIHAVQSFFQSAKEVYDDLDLPKNLTLAVDVDVQRDVQKMIEDYPRPFVIFSPGGEHNNERQGRVWPIQSWKELGKLVSNKFGGTIFVIGSPAERQNHLELENLENIKIYTGKLTLEQSAALSSEADLFISGDSGPLHIASALNVTTLGLMGSTSPQFCSPYGEQCHTILPKSECAPCHLKICSKLELGEDYTPCMKSITADDIMNLIDEKGLL from the coding sequence ATGAAAAAGAAGATTTTAATTATTAGATTAGGGGCGATTGGTGATGTTATACATACATCTGTAATCCAAAAATCTATCAAAATGCAACACCCTGATGCGGAAGTCCATTTGTTGACGTCATATATTTTGGCTCCTCTTATGAAAAATGATAAATATTTGGACAAACTGTTCGTTTTTGATTCTTCTAATAAGGACAATCCTTTTTATTTGTTATCTTTGGGGCTAAAATTTCGACGTGAAAAATATGATGCCGTTATAAATTTATCAAATTCAATGAGAAATATATTTTTGATGTTTTTGGCTAGCCCGAAGAAAAAAATCAAAAGATGCACAGAGCCTATCCATGCGGTTCAATCTTTTTTTCAATCTGCAAAAGAAGTCTATGATGATTTGGACTTGCCGAAAAATTTGACTTTGGCAGTTGATGTGGATGTCCAACGTGATGTTCAAAAAATGATTGAAGATTACCCGAGACCCTTTGTTATCTTTAGCCCCGGGGGTGAGCATAATAACGAGCGGCAAGGCAGAGTTTGGCCTATTCAATCTTGGAAAGAATTAGGCAAGCTTGTTTCAAATAAATTCGGAGGAACTATATTTGTAATCGGCTCTCCTGCTGAAAGGCAAAATCACTTGGAGTTAGAAAATTTAGAAAATATAAAAATTTATACCGGCAAATTGACTCTGGAGCAAAGTGCTGCTTTATCTTCAGAAGCTGATTTGTTTATATCAGGTGATTCAGGGCCTTTGCATATTGCTTCAGCTTTAAACGTAACCACATTGGGGTTAATGGGGTCAACTTCGCCTCAATTTTGTTCGCCTTATGGGGAACAATGTCATACTATTTTGCCTAAATCAGAGTGTGCCCCGTGTCATTTGAAAATTTGCTCAAAGCTTGAATTAGGGGAGGACTATACCCCTTGTATGAAGTCAATAACTGCTGACGATATAATGAATTTAATCGACGAAAAAGGTCTTTTGTAG
- a CDS encoding TolC family protein: MKKLFTTILSVLMLWLYSGMNLAVIAATQTKSAQVAKTCAVHHVEKRPITFAFVFDGPSDKNQQVLKQFQSTISKSVSCDYTATFPSNLIYTGDWTESGVKKVSDKALASNAVMVISLGYISSKYYAELKNKNKFVITIDQYGLRGFGKDIFNPVHEACEKLQLFKRLTNYNKVAILINESYYKTQKDWYKFLEHELKPTNINYNIISVNNNVDGVLAKIPADTDAVFVTPLYNLSVSQRKELFDNLANKKIKTFSSVGKEDVELGALLGSGSLDLDKKLAEATSFNIQGVLKGEGYKSEKLYFYEDNILAINMDTADKIGYIPHLRLLNNAEVISTKKNKTYTLGTVFSTLEQQNLDIERKRLLVKAAKNSVWSASLKYLPTLNMTLGYQKYDNEFAESAKLTTPEETGIFKIGLDQMIYSPALVTNILIKKKKLDFQKAEQTVTEQNMGIDVALLYLQTLMLENAIKNQKDYVKESRENLAISRVREKMGFCGKEETLRWASQLNINEQHLLEMTADYKNVKLNISKLLNNPQNVDFDLSQLKADDPAFYTKDLHVIDYVRTPVALENFTQMLVDEAIFVAPELSKLRAAIKMKNDEAGMYYQKFILPDAKLSLEYTSLFGREYSSPMAIPIPVMGRSIVLPPANATNGRLGIFAQWKPIEGGTKIAEIARINNEKKELNRYMDEVKIQLEEEIRGVVNKAISAYFSIEKNYKAMFAAQENYLQVKDMYWKGKAPITQLIDAQNIYLEAKLKAANSQYDFFKQLVWVQRGLCSVNWETASPEAKAWIQKVKDNLVEMKDIRL, from the coding sequence ATGAAAAAACTATTTACGACAATTTTGAGTGTGTTGATGTTATGGCTGTACTCAGGCATGAATCTGGCTGTCATCGCCGCAACCCAAACTAAATCAGCCCAAGTTGCTAAAACTTGTGCGGTTCACCATGTTGAAAAACGACCAATTACATTTGCTTTTGTTTTTGACGGACCTTCTGATAAAAATCAACAGGTTCTTAAACAATTTCAATCGACTATTTCTAAGTCGGTTTCTTGTGATTATACAGCGACTTTCCCTTCTAACTTAATATATACGGGTGATTGGACAGAATCAGGGGTCAAAAAAGTCAGTGATAAAGCTTTGGCTTCAAATGCTGTTATGGTAATTTCGCTCGGCTATATTTCTTCCAAATATTATGCTGAACTTAAAAATAAAAATAAATTCGTTATTACTATTGACCAGTATGGTTTGCGTGGATTTGGCAAGGATATTTTTAATCCTGTCCATGAAGCTTGTGAAAAATTACAACTGTTTAAAAGACTCACCAATTACAATAAAGTCGCAATTTTGATTAACGAAAGCTATTACAAAACTCAAAAAGATTGGTACAAGTTTTTAGAGCATGAATTAAAACCTACAAATATAAATTATAATATTATTTCGGTGAACAACAATGTTGATGGCGTTCTTGCTAAAATACCTGCCGATACCGATGCTGTTTTTGTTACTCCTTTATATAATTTGTCTGTTAGTCAAAGAAAAGAATTATTTGACAATCTGGCAAATAAAAAAATTAAAACATTCTCCTCTGTTGGTAAAGAAGATGTCGAACTCGGGGCGTTGTTGGGGTCCGGGTCTTTGGATTTGGATAAAAAACTTGCTGAGGCTACATCTTTCAATATCCAAGGTGTTTTGAAAGGTGAAGGATATAAATCAGAAAAATTATATTTCTATGAAGATAATATCCTTGCTATAAATATGGATACGGCTGACAAAATAGGCTATATCCCTCATCTTAGATTGTTGAATAATGCTGAGGTGATTTCTACAAAGAAAAATAAAACTTATACTTTGGGTACTGTTTTTTCAACTTTGGAACAACAAAACTTAGATATCGAAAGAAAAAGATTGCTTGTTAAGGCGGCTAAAAATTCTGTCTGGTCTGCTTCTTTAAAATATCTTCCAACCTTGAACATGACTTTAGGCTACCAAAAATATGATAATGAATTTGCTGAATCTGCAAAACTTACTACTCCCGAAGAAACCGGTATTTTCAAAATCGGTCTTGACCAAATGATTTATTCACCTGCTCTTGTGACAAATATATTAATCAAGAAAAAGAAGCTTGATTTCCAAAAAGCTGAACAAACCGTCACAGAGCAAAATATGGGAATTGACGTTGCCCTTTTGTATTTACAAACTTTAATGCTTGAAAATGCAATAAAAAATCAAAAAGATTATGTCAAAGAATCACGTGAAAATCTCGCAATTTCAAGAGTAAGAGAAAAAATGGGCTTCTGCGGAAAAGAAGAAACCCTAAGGTGGGCTTCGCAACTTAATATCAACGAACAACACCTTTTGGAAATGACTGCTGATTATAAAAACGTAAAATTGAATATCAGCAAGCTATTGAATAATCCCCAAAATGTTGATTTTGACCTTTCTCAATTAAAAGCTGATGACCCTGCTTTCTATACTAAAGATTTACATGTAATAGATTATGTGAGAACTCCTGTCGCTCTTGAAAACTTTACTCAAATGCTCGTAGATGAGGCGATTTTTGTTGCTCCTGAATTATCTAAGCTTAGAGCTGCCATCAAAATGAAAAATGATGAGGCAGGCATGTATTATCAAAAATTTATTTTGCCTGACGCTAAATTGTCCCTTGAATACACCTCTTTATTTGGTAGAGAATATTCAAGCCCGATGGCTATACCTATACCTGTTATGGGTAGGTCTATTGTTCTTCCTCCGGCTAATGCTACAAACGGAAGGTTGGGTATCTTTGCTCAGTGGAAACCGATTGAAGGCGGTACTAAAATTGCTGAAATCGCAAGAATTAACAATGAGAAAAAAGAACTTAATAGATATATGGACGAAGTAAAAATTCAATTGGAAGAAGAAATTCGTGGCGTTGTAAACAAAGCTATATCTGCTTATTTCAGTATTGAAAAAAATTACAAGGCTATGTTTGCGGCTCAAGAAAATTATCTCCAAGTTAAAGATATGTACTGGAAAGGTAAGGCCCCTATTACGCAGTTAATCGATGCTCAAAATATCTATCTTGAAGCTAAATTGAAGGCTGCTAATTCACAATACGATTTCTTTAAACAGCTTGTATGGGTGCAAAGAGGCTTGTGCTCTGTGAACTGGGAAACAGCTTCACCTGAAGCTAAAGCATGGATTCAAAAAGTCAAAGACAATCTCGTCGAGATGAAAGACATAAGACTTTAA
- a CDS encoding S-layer homology domain-containing protein: protein MNKLICKFFVLLGLLVIGTTQAFAAEYTDLNKDHWAYKQIEALSEQGVVVGYPDKSFHPDENVTRAEFATMVIKAVGQENADLKEIINFDDINTDFWAWNMIQRAVRFDIIKRSPDNCFHPEADVTRAQAMAFVTNALETGNITEEQAKMTLAKTYKDYKTTPDWVIIIAGKAEILGVIAKVPGQENILAAERPATRAELAVFLYNLREQVQINANKKLREAMKPKSAEGIIIENAIVEGNIGTIPAGTILPVIMSNSVSSQKSKLAEVFVTKTPKNFVTKEKYLLIVEDSPIAGQVLDVKVGRYFIRNGKIILETKSIKTPTNQVANFRALANTDLVYKNFWQKFLHTVFKGAKVNIEKGKVVDIQLLQPIKVNMSTGIIIEDKK from the coding sequence ATGAATAAATTGATATGCAAATTTTTTGTATTATTAGGACTGCTTGTTATTGGAACAACGCAAGCCTTTGCAGCAGAATACACCGACCTCAATAAAGACCATTGGGCGTATAAGCAAATTGAGGCTTTGTCTGAACAAGGCGTTGTAGTGGGGTATCCTGATAAATCTTTTCACCCCGATGAAAATGTAACGAGAGCAGAGTTTGCCACTATGGTTATTAAGGCAGTAGGACAAGAAAATGCCGATTTGAAGGAAATAATCAACTTTGATGATATCAACACTGACTTTTGGGCTTGGAACATGATACAAAGAGCAGTAAGATTTGATATTATTAAGCGTTCTCCTGACAATTGTTTTCATCCAGAAGCTGATGTAACAAGAGCTCAAGCTATGGCTTTTGTAACAAATGCCCTCGAGACAGGCAATATTACAGAAGAACAAGCAAAAATGACTTTGGCTAAAACATATAAAGACTACAAAACAACTCCGGACTGGGTCATTATTATAGCAGGTAAAGCAGAAATTTTAGGCGTTATAGCAAAAGTCCCCGGGCAAGAAAATATTTTGGCAGCAGAAAGACCTGCAACAAGAGCAGAACTAGCTGTTTTCTTATATAACTTGAGAGAGCAGGTACAAATTAACGCGAATAAAAAATTAAGAGAAGCAATGAAACCAAAATCCGCTGAAGGCATAATAATTGAAAACGCAATAGTTGAAGGAAATATAGGGACAATTCCCGCAGGCACAATTCTTCCTGTGATTATGTCTAATTCCGTTTCTTCTCAAAAATCAAAACTTGCAGAAGTATTTGTTACAAAAACTCCAAAGAACTTTGTAACAAAAGAAAAATATCTTTTGATTGTAGAAGATAGCCCCATCGCCGGACAAGTATTAGACGTAAAGGTCGGCAGATATTTTATTCGCAACGGGAAAATAATTCTTGAAACAAAATCTATCAAAACACCGACTAATCAAGTCGCAAACTTTAGAGCCTTGGCTAATACGGATTTGGTTTATAAAAACTTTTGGCAAAAATTCTTGCATACAGTTTTCAAAGGTGCGAAAGTTAATATAGAAAAAGGTAAAGTCGTGGATATTCAACTTCTTCAACCAATAAAAGTAAATATGTCTACCGGCATTATTATCGAAGATAAAAAATAA
- a CDS encoding prepilin peptidase yields MFWAIYLTVFVLAIGLCIGSFLNVVVLRAFSGESIVLPPSKCPQCHNKLKWYDNIPVLSYLILGGKCRFCHKHISKQYPIVELTTAIIFWIIFYRFGLTLLTPFVWIIASLGIVIAVSDIKERVVFDVHTISFIVISLLFSLYTHNIIQGLCGMALGAFVMELLARIGLLLVKKRAFGEGDTFIAAGLGALFGAKGIILVLAMSLVLQALTILPSFIKRMWNNDEKPVALGLVAFFVAVIAYKYIEYNTLLPILVQSALLLIVLVLGVYLCFATVKITKTSQNLTYLPFGPALLISGFLFLIWQNQIMHWVSAIL; encoded by the coding sequence ATGTTTTGGGCAATATATCTTACAGTTTTTGTGTTAGCGATTGGACTATGTATCGGGAGTTTTTTAAACGTTGTGGTTTTAAGAGCTTTTTCGGGTGAATCCATTGTGCTTCCACCGTCAAAATGCCCACAATGCCACAATAAATTAAAATGGTACGACAACATACCAGTACTTTCGTACTTGATTTTAGGTGGCAAATGCAGATTTTGCCATAAACACATAAGCAAACAATATCCGATTGTAGAACTCACAACAGCAATTATTTTTTGGATAATATTTTACCGCTTCGGCTTAACACTTTTGACCCCTTTTGTATGGATTATCGCTTCTCTAGGGATAGTTATTGCCGTAAGCGACATCAAAGAGCGTGTGGTATTTGACGTACATACCATATCTTTTATAGTGATATCATTGCTTTTCAGTCTTTATACCCACAATATAATTCAGGGATTGTGCGGAATGGCTCTCGGAGCTTTTGTGATGGAACTTTTAGCAAGAATTGGGCTTCTACTTGTTAAAAAACGTGCTTTCGGAGAAGGCGATACGTTTATCGCAGCAGGCTTAGGAGCTTTATTCGGAGCCAAAGGCATTATACTCGTACTAGCAATGAGCCTTGTTTTGCAAGCACTTACAATACTTCCTTCCTTTATAAAAAGAATGTGGAACAACGACGAAAAACCTGTAGCTTTGGGGCTTGTCGCATTTTTCGTTGCTGTCATAGCTTATAAATATATTGAATATAACACTTTATTACCGATATTAGTGCAATCTGCGTTATTATTGATAGTTTTAGTCCTTGGTGTGTACCTGTGTTTTGCAACAGTAAAAATAACAAAAACCAGCCAAAATTTAACATATTTACCCTTTGGACCTGCTTTATTAATATCAGGCTTTTTGTTTTTAATCTGGCAAAACCAAATTATGCACTGGGTTTCAGCCATATTGTAA
- a CDS encoding ShlB/FhaC/HecB family hemolysin secretion/activation protein, which translates to MKKKQVFCLACILFSLSLNKAMSEPLLVNPTAGAEIINRENRTILKDAKINKNYIDSVEKEIPQQIEDRNKDKSKDIVRGNLTYNPKFTLNSINFEGNTKISDKKLQKLANNIIGKEIYLEDVLNFTLSVSRYYQQNGYLTSYAYLDAQEIKDGSVTIKIKESKIEKKEIEGNRWERENYLKNIALGGTGLNEGSVFNAKALQGAMKNINREDYLTGSAELSKTKDEGTAIKLHVQDRFPINVNMGWDDFGRNYTGRQRFTATAGMDNLTGNGDKIYAGSIVSSRSNGFLAGYELPVGKWGTKVGVDYSYSRVHLGGPYKGYNIDGEAQDFVVRLVQPLKNTATQEVYFTAAFDMLNSKSLMQKQTIADYNLRVIRTAFSGMFDDKYGRYIGSVGADFGIGGLGATGNINEGQQSTFYKITANSARVQRLPKNCLGIFRMNGQYSPQSLYAAEQFYLGGVYSLRGYQPSELIGDYGVSGSLEFRAPIPHLDALIPKKFEQYADRIRITAFYDWGYIKEHNNVYDYPQNFLSSIGIGAYANLWDGLTAQIGVGFPIGKYYEEQNGRVYFSINSDIDRLLMKPKERL; encoded by the coding sequence ATGAAAAAGAAACAAGTTTTTTGTTTAGCATGTATTTTATTCAGTTTAAGCCTGAACAAAGCAATGTCAGAACCGCTTTTAGTAAATCCGACAGCAGGGGCTGAAATCATTAACAGAGAAAATAGGACTATTTTAAAAGATGCAAAAATCAACAAGAATTATATCGACTCTGTAGAAAAAGAAATTCCTCAACAAATTGAAGATAGAAATAAAGACAAGTCAAAAGACATCGTTCGAGGAAACTTGACTTATAACCCAAAATTCACATTAAATTCTATAAACTTTGAAGGAAATACAAAAATTTCCGACAAAAAATTGCAAAAACTTGCCAACAATATTATAGGCAAAGAAATATATTTAGAAGATGTTTTAAATTTCACACTCTCTGTAAGCAGATACTACCAACAAAACGGCTATCTAACTTCTTATGCTTATCTTGACGCCCAAGAAATAAAAGATGGAAGCGTCACCATAAAAATAAAAGAAAGCAAAATCGAAAAAAAAGAAATCGAAGGCAACCGTTGGGAAAGAGAAAATTACCTCAAAAATATAGCTCTTGGAGGCACAGGACTCAACGAAGGGTCTGTTTTCAATGCAAAAGCCTTACAAGGTGCAATGAAAAATATTAATCGAGAAGACTATTTAACAGGCTCTGCCGAATTATCAAAAACAAAAGATGAAGGAACTGCAATAAAACTGCACGTTCAAGACCGCTTCCCTATCAATGTAAATATGGGCTGGGACGATTTCGGACGTAACTACACAGGTAGACAACGTTTTACAGCAACAGCAGGCATGGACAACCTCACGGGAAACGGTGACAAAATTTACGCAGGAAGCATTGTTTCCAGTCGTTCTAACGGATTTTTAGCAGGCTATGAGCTTCCCGTAGGTAAATGGGGGACAAAAGTCGGCGTTGATTATTCATACTCAAGAGTTCACCTTGGAGGCCCTTACAAAGGTTATAACATCGACGGCGAAGCTCAAGATTTTGTTGTAAGATTAGTTCAACCTTTGAAAAATACGGCAACTCAAGAAGTTTATTTCACAGCAGCTTTCGACATGCTAAATTCTAAAAGCTTAATGCAAAAGCAAACCATTGCAGATTACAATTTAAGAGTTATAAGAACAGCGTTTTCAGGCATGTTTGACGATAAATACGGCAGATACATAGGAAGTGTCGGTGCGGATTTCGGAATCGGTGGACTCGGGGCTACAGGCAATATTAATGAAGGTCAACAATCTACTTTTTATAAGATTACAGCTAATTCAGCGAGGGTGCAAAGACTACCTAAAAACTGCCTTGGCATTTTTAGAATGAATGGTCAATATTCACCTCAATCATTATATGCTGCTGAACAATTTTATTTAGGGGGTGTATATTCCTTGAGAGGCTATCAACCAAGTGAATTGATTGGTGATTACGGAGTATCCGGCTCTTTAGAATTTAGAGCACCTATTCCTCATTTAGACGCCCTTATTCCTAAAAAATTTGAACAATATGCCGATAGAATTAGAATTACCGCATTCTACGACTGGGGTTATATTAAAGAACATAATAACGTCTATGACTATCCTCAAAATTTCTTGAGCAGCATCGGTATAGGTGCGTATGCCAATCTTTGGGACGGGCTTACCGCCCAAATCGGCGTTGGTTTCCCTATAGGAAAATACTATGAAGAACAAAACGGCAGGGTCTATTTCTCAATAAATTCCGATATAGACAGACTATTGATGAAACCTAAAGAAAGATTATAA
- a CDS encoding sigma-70 family RNA polymerase sigma factor, which produces MFDNEINFEQIKEWLLKYRETDDVKTKKQLQNVIAMAAMPLVKRISRGLARRNTDPVEDIIQVGSVGLIKAIKFYNPEVSQNFKTYATYLITGEIRHYLRDKASMIKAPREIHELAYRVNQLIAKMKDSSGNIPSELQLATELDTPVQKIKEVIDVERRKKTISLDQMVSVGDEDYQALGDKIADDNYQNLASFQENKILITDAIEMLDPKLQEVITMNYFDDMSQTQIAAKLGISQMQVSRRIRKALNQLFHIISDAKGQKE; this is translated from the coding sequence TTGTTCGATAACGAGATAAATTTTGAACAAATAAAAGAATGGTTGCTTAAATATCGTGAAACAGACGATGTAAAAACAAAAAAGCAACTGCAAAATGTTATCGCAATGGCTGCTATGCCCCTTGTAAAAAGGATTTCAAGAGGATTGGCAAGGCGTAATACTGACCCTGTCGAAGATATTATTCAAGTCGGTAGCGTCGGGCTTATTAAAGCTATTAAATTTTACAATCCGGAGGTAAGCCAAAACTTCAAAACCTACGCAACGTATCTCATCACAGGCGAAATAAGACATTATTTGAGAGATAAAGCGTCTATGATTAAAGCTCCGAGAGAAATCCACGAGCTTGCTTATCGTGTAAACCAACTTATTGCAAAGATGAAAGACTCCTCGGGCAACATTCCGTCAGAACTTCAACTTGCAACTGAACTCGATACGCCGGTTCAAAAGATTAAAGAAGTTATTGACGTTGAAAGAAGAAAAAAAACTATCTCTTTAGACCAAATGGTTTCTGTTGGGGATGAAGATTACCAAGCTTTGGGCGACAAAATTGCTGATGATAATTACCAAAACTTGGCTTCCTTCCAAGAAAATAAGATTTTAATCACAGATGCAATAGAAATGCTCGACCCAAAACTTCAAGAAGTAATAACAATGAATTATTTTGACGACATGAGTCAAACACAAATTGCAGCGAAATTAGGAATTTCGCAAATGCAAGTCTCAAGAAGAATAAGGAAAGCTCTAAATCAACTTTTCCATATTATTTCTGATGCAAAAGGTCAAAAGGAATAG
- a CDS encoding glycosyltransferase family 2 protein has protein sequence MEISVVIPCLNEEETLKICIEKCFKAFKNLGIKGEVIIADNGSNDNSIVIAQNEGANVINVIEKGYGNALRGGFKAATGKYLVMGDADNTYDFLEIPLLYNELDEDTDMVIGSRLKGNIEKRAMPPLHRYVGTPVITALINLLYGTKISDSQCGMRLIKKEAIEQLNLQSTGMEFASELIIKFAKAKMKIKEIPISLHKDIEGRTPHLNPIRDGLRHLRLILKSLFI, from the coding sequence ATGGAAATTTCAGTGGTAATTCCTTGTTTAAATGAAGAAGAAACACTAAAAATATGTATTGAAAAATGTTTTAAAGCATTTAAAAATCTTGGCATAAAAGGTGAAGTAATAATTGCCGATAACGGTTCAAATGACAACTCTATCGTAATTGCTCAAAATGAAGGTGCAAATGTCATTAACGTAATTGAAAAAGGTTACGGAAACGCATTAAGAGGTGGATTTAAAGCTGCAACCGGAAAATATCTTGTTATGGGAGATGCTGACAACACCTATGATTTTTTAGAAATACCTCTTTTATATAATGAGCTTGACGAAGATACAGATATGGTTATAGGTTCAAGACTCAAAGGCAACATTGAAAAAAGAGCTATGCCACCTTTACACAGATATGTGGGAACTCCTGTCATAACCGCACTAATCAATCTTTTATATGGCACAAAAATCTCAGACTCTCAATGCGGAATGAGATTAATAAAAAAAGAAGCTATTGAACAATTAAACCTCCAATCTACAGGCATGGAGTTTGCATCAGAGCTCATAATTAAATTTGCAAAAGCCAAAATGAAAATTAAAGAAATTCCTATATCTTTGCATAAAGATATAGAAGGCAGAACGCCACATCTAAACCCAATAAGAGATGGATTAAGGCATTTAAGATTAATATTGAAATCCTTGTTTATCTAA